The Pyxidicoccus sp. MSG2 DNA segment TCCGGAATGGAATGGGAGTTCCCATCTTCCCCCCCATAGAATTTCGCGGTCTGAAGAGCCGCTGATCCCCTGAGGCCCTGCCATGTCCCACATCCTGGTCGTCGATGACGACGCGAGTCACCGCACGCTCATCTGCGATGCCCTCGAGGAGATGGGCTACCGAACGGTTCAAGCGGCCAATGGTCGCGAGGCGCTCGACCTGCTGGAGGGCGACATGCCCTCCGCCGTGCTGCTGGACCTTCGGATGCCCGTGATGAGCGGCTGGGGTTTGCTGGACGCGCTGAAGAAGATGCCTCGCGCGCGCGGCCTGCCCATCATCATCATCTCCGGCTACGGCTTCGAGTGGGAGGCGGAGCTGGTAGGCGCCGCCGGCTACATCTCCAAGCCCGTTGATTTGGACAAGGTGCGGATGACGGTGCAGCAGATCGCCGGCCCGCCGGAGATGGCGTTCGTCCACTGACGTGCGGCAGCCCATCCCCCCATCGTCCGATGGGGGCTGTACCAGGGTGCCGGGCTCGGGTCTGATGGCGGGCACTTCATGTCGCCCCCCTCTTCCGATGAATTGGCCGTCGACGCACGCGGGCTCGTCAAGCGCTTCGGCGGCTTCACCGCGCTCAATGGCCTGGACCTCCAGATTCCCCGTGGCGCCTTCTACGCGTACCTGGGGCCCAACGGGGCCGGCAAGTCCACCAGCATTGCCCTGCTGACGGGCGTGTATGGCCCGGACGCGGGCACCATCCGCATGCTGGGCGTGGACGCGGTGGCGAAGCCGCTGGAGGTGAAGCGGCGCGTGGGCGTGGTGCCGGAGGAGCTGAGCCTCTTCGAGCGGCTCACCGGCCGGCAGTACCTCACCTTCTGCGCGCGCATGTACGGGCTGGACGGCGACGAGGCCGCCGCGCGCGCCACGGAGCTCCTGGAGCTGACGGAGCTGACGTACAAGGCCGGCGCGCTGGTGGCGGAGTACTCCAAGGGCATGCGGCGGCGGCTGGCCATCGCCGCGGCGCTCATCCACGCACCGGAGCTGGTGCTGCTGGACGAGCCCTTCGAGGGCATCGACGTGCTGGCGGCGGGTGTCATCCGCGAGCTGTTGCGCGAGCTGAGCCGGCGCGGGGTGACGCTGCTCCTGACGACGCACGTGTTGGAAATCGCGGAGCGGCTGGCCACGCACGCGGGCATCCTGCGCGGCGGGCAGATGCTGGACCAGGGGCCGGTGGGGTCTCTGCTGCAGCGGTACGACTGTCCCTCGCTGGAGGCGGTGTTCGAGAAGCTCATCGCCGTGCCGTCCTCGCGCAACGCGCGCCTGTCCTTCTACGGGGAAGCGGTGCCGGAGCCCGCGCCGGCGCCCGTGCCGCGCCGGGAGTCCGCATGAGCCGCCCGGCCATGCCCGGCTTCCTGCGGCACCTGTGGCTGTTGTGGGGGCTGCGCTTCGACATCGGGCTCAACCGGGGGCCGGGGAAGAGCCGGCTCATGGCGGTGGCCGTGTTCCTGGCGTCGAGCGCACCCGGCCTCTTCCTGGGTCTGTTCTTCTTCGCGCTGATGCGGCTGAAGCCCGTCGCGCACAGCGGCGTGTGGCCGTACTTCATCCTGAACCTGCTGTGCTTCGTCACCTTCTCGGTGTGGGTGACGTGGCCGTTGTTGTCGGCGGGCGTGGATGACCACTCGGAGCTGAGCCGGTACGCGGCGTTCCCCATTTCCCCGTACCGGCTGCTCATCGCCTCCACGGTGGCGAGCCTCTTCGAGCCGCGCGCGCTGGTGTTCTACGCGCCGCTCACCGGGGCGGCGCTGGGCTTCGCGTCGGTGCACCGGCTGAGGGCACCGTGGCTGGCGGTGGGGCTGTACGTGCTGTTCGCGCTGCTGTGCGCGGCGTGGAGCCGGGTGGCGCTGTACGCGGTCATCAACGTGCTGCGCGCGAAGCACAGCGCGCGAATCATGGGCGGGGGCATGGTGGCGTTCCTCGTCGCCGCGTCGTTCATCCCGCCCATCGACACCTCGTGGCTGACGGAGGTGGGCGAGGCGGGGGTGAGCGCGCTGGACATGACGCTCATCATCAACGCGGCGGTGGCGCTGGGGCAGGTGCCACCGGGCTTCTTCGGAGACGGGCTGGGGCAGCTCGCGCTGGGGCGCCTGCGCATCGCCCTGATGGAGGCGGGCGGGCTGTTCTTCTTCGCGGCGACGGGCATGGCGGTGGCGTACGCGCTGCTGATGCGCTTCCACCGGCAGGCGGGACGCGCGGGCGCGCGGGCGGCGGAGTCGGGGGACACCAATCCCTTCGCGCGGACGCGGACGCGGTTCTCCACGCTGGTGATGCGCGAGGCGCTGGACCTGTGGCGCAACCCGCGCGCGCGGCTGCTCGCGTCGGTGCCCTTCATCCTGGCGATTCTGCTGCAGCTGCTGTCCGGGCGGGACTTGTTCGTCTTCCTGCTGGGCCACTCCGCGGACGCGTGGCTGATGGGCAGCCTTTGCATCTACGGCGCGGTGGTGATTGCGTCGACCTTCTCGCAGAACACGTTCGGCTACGACGGGCAGGGCTTCGCCGTGTTCCTGGCGGCGCCCGTGGACCTGGCGGACGTGCTGCGGGCGAAGAACGGGGTGCAGGGCGCGGGAGCGCTCGGCATGGCGGTGCTGGTGGCGCTGTTCTACCGGGTGTACTTCGGCTTCGGGACGGCGGTGGACGTGCTGTGCGCCATGGCGGCGGTGGCGGCGGTGGTGCCGATGCTGCTGGCGGCGGGCAACTTCCTGTCGCTGCTCTTCCCGGTGAAGTTCCACGCGAGCCTGAAGCGGCGGGACAAGGTGCCGCTGACGGCGTCGATGCTCGGCATCTTCGCGGCCAGCGCCGGGTGCATGCCCTTCGGCTGGGCCCTGCGGCTGGCGGGGAAGGATGGGCCCACGTGGCAGACGGCGGCGATGATTGCGCTGTGCGCCGGGCTCAACGTGGCCCTGTACCGGGGCGTGCTGCCCCTGGCGCTGCGGCTCCTGGACCAGCGGCGGGAGCGGGTGCTGCACGCGGTGACGCGGGAGTAGCGGCTTCAACGATTGAGGCCGCGGCCCCGTGCTCTTGGGACCGCGGCCTCTCGAGTCAATCTGATGCGCGGTTCAGTAGGCGATGCCGTGCTTCGCGGCCTGCGCCTTCACGCCCTTCATCACGTTGGCGTCGAAGGTGTCCTCCTTCTCGGACACGTTCTTGGTGAGCCACGTGTCCCGGTCCGCGGCCAGCTTCGCGGCCTTCGCCTCCAGCACCTTCTTCTCCTCCGCGAGCTGCTTCACCTTCGCGGTCTGCGCCTCCTTGCTCAGGCCCTTCAGCTCCGCCGGCAGCTCTTCCCCCTTCACGCTCGCCAGGGCCGCCGGGGCCGCCACCAGGTCCACCGCGCCGCCCACCGCCTCCGGGGCGCTGCTCTCCATCGCGGCCGAGGCAGCCCCGGCGGAGGGCTTCGCAGCAGCGCGCGTCTTCTTCATGTAGCTGATGCGCTCCGCCGCGGCCTCGGGAGCCAGGCCCGCCATGGCATCGGCGCGGGCGCGGTTCGCGGCCTGCACCTCGGCGCGGCCGGTGTAGAGCGTCTTCGTCGCCAGCTCGGAGTTCACCTTCGCCAGCTCGGCGTCGAACGGCGTGGCGACGGCGACCATGCCGCCGGACTGGTCGATGCTGTCGAAGGTACCGTCCGTGAGCTTCGCCACGTGGCGCCAGGCCACCTCCGTCTCGCCGTCCGAGCCGCAGCGCACCGTGTTCACCACGATGTGCTTGTCCTTCGCGCGCTTCGCCCAGTGCTTGAAGTTCCAGTCGTCGTTGCGCTCGGCCGGGGGCGCGTCGCCCACGAGGAAGATGACCTTCATCACCTCGCGGTTCTGGCTCCAGGACAGCTTGGACACGGCCTCACCGAGACCGCGGCCCACGTGCTCCGGCGCGTCACCGCCGCCGCCCGCCTCGAACCGGCGCAGGTTGGCGAAGACGGTGTCCAGGTCGTCGCTCAGCTCGAAGCGCTTCGTCACGTAGTCGTCGCCCACGTCGCGGTACGCCACGAGGCCGACCTTGAGGTGCGGCGTCGGCCGGCCCTGCGCGATGCGGGAGGCGATGGAGTAGATCTTCCGCTTCGCCCCCTCCAGCAGCCCGCCCATGGAGCCGGTGGTGTCGAGCACGAAGACGACCTCGATTTCCGGACGAGCGCCCTGGACCTGATTCGGCGAGACCTGCGCCTGCGGCGCGGCGGGCTTCGTGGGCTCAACGGGCTTCGTGGCCTCGACCGGCTTCTTGGCGTCGGCGGGAGGGGCTTCGGCAAGGGCCGGAGCGGAAACCAGGGTGGTGGCAAGCGCGGCCGACAGCACGGCCCGCGACAGGGACTTGAGGTCCATGGCGTTCTCCAAGGGGGCGGAAACAGCGGTTTTCGGATGGGTCCTGCGCGCGCGTTCGAATCGTAAACGGACGACCCCGCCGGAAGTTCTACGCCCTGGGTTCGGTGGACCTGCGCGTGCTCGCGAGTGAATTCATCTGATAGAGCTGGCACTACAAGGTTGGAAGACTTCCTTCCACCTTGCTAGGTTCTACGGCCACCATGCGGCTCCCCCTTCTTCGCTGGTCTGTGCCTGTGCTCGTCCTGCTGTCCGCAGTGGCCATGGCAAGGGAGCGCGAACCCGCCGTGCGCAACATCTACGTCCCAGACGACCCCACCGCCACGGCGCACCGGGTGTACGTCGCCGGCGGTGTCGGAACCCTGCTCCGGTTCGAGCAGCCCTGCGACCCGACCCGGACGAAGATGATGGGCTGGGAGGGCCGCTTCGAGCCCTTGTTGGTGAGCGACAAGTCCGTCGTGCTGATGCCACTCCAGGACCTCACGCCCGAGGACCGATTCCTGTTGTTGGTAACCCTGAAGAACGGCCTGGAGCTGCCGTTCGTCGTGACCGCCGAGGAGGAGCGTTCCGACCAACAGGTGAACGTGTACCTGAGCGCTCAAAGCGTGGATGCGATGCGAGCGGCCCTGGCCGATGCGCGTGTGCGCGAACGGACCCTCAGCGACGAGAACCAGCGGCACAAGGCGGAGGAGACCTCCATCGACCACGCCCTTGCCGCGCTCCTGGTGAAAGGGGCCGTTCAGCAGACCCGATTCCGCCGGAGTCGAGCATGGCTGCTCAAGGGCGACGACGCGGACATCACGGTCCGCAGCTATTCCAACGTCGACAAGGCAGCGGTCGTCTTCGAGGTGACGAACCACCACGGAACGCAACCCTGGAGGCTCATGGAAGCCCGCGTGTCGGTTGCATCGACCGGCGAAGCCAGACCGTTTGCACTTCGAATGAGCGAGGAAGAGATTTCTCCGGGCACTTCGGGAGCAATCGCCATCGTCGCGGACGAGAGCGCCTTCAAGGCGAAGAGCGGCAGCGGGACGGAGAAACTCGTCATCGACATCTTCCGTTCCGACGGACTGCAACACGCCCAGGCCGTCCTGGAATGGAAGGTCCAGCGCGAGTAGATCCGCTGACCATGACTCGCATCCAAGTCCTGGCCCTCGGATCGCTCCTGCTGCACAGCGCGCTCCTGGGCTGCTCGACAGCCGGTGGAGTGTCCCTGCGTGCAGACGGAAGTCCCGGCCCTCAGGAATGCCCGGAAGAGACACTCAAGCTGATGCGCTATCTGCGCCTGGATATCGGCGAAGGCGCGGACGTGGAGTTGGACCTCAATCAGGCCGACACCAGTCCCATCACCCTCTACGACGGCCCCATCGAGAGTGAGCTGACCAGCCGTCTGGGACCTTTCGAGGCAGGCACACGACTCTATGGCCGGGTCTGGACGGGGGGCCCGCAGGTCATCATCCGGTACTCCGAGGCTCGACCTCCCAACGGCGAAATCACTCCCGTCTGCGCGGTGGCCCGGCTCGCGCGTGGCCAGATGAAGAAGCTGCCCGGCTCCAAGCCCGGAACCGCCATCGTCGAGTTCTCTAGCGCCGGAGTCTGGGTCGTCGACGCGTTCCGCTGAAGCCCCGCCCCACCCATGCGCGTCTTCCACTCGGACAGCTACGAGGTACCGCTGCCGCCCGGGCACCGCTTCCCCATGGAGAAGTACCGCCTCGTGCGCGAGGCCCTCGTGGGACGCGGCGTCCTCCACCCCGGCTCGCTCACCGAGTCTCGCCCCTGCAACCGCGAGGACCTGGAGCACGTCCACACGCCGCGCTACCTCGACGCCTTCTTCCAGGGAACCCTCACCGAGGCCGAGGTCCGCAGGCTCGGGTTCCCCTGGTCCCCCGGCCTCGTCGCACGCTCATGCGCCGCCGTGGGCGGCACGCTCGAGGCCGCTCGCGCCGCGCTCCGGGACGGCATCTCCGGCAACCTCGCCGGCGGCACCCACCACGGCTTCCCCGACCATGGGGAAGGCTTCTGTGTCTTCAACGACATCGCCGTGGCCATCCGCGCCCTCCAGGCGGGCGGCCTCATCCGCCGCGCCGTCGTCGTCGACCTCGACGTGCACCAGGGCAACGGCACCGCCGCCATCTTCGCGGGCGACGACTCCGTCTTCACCTTCTCCATGCACGGCGAGCACAACTTCCCCTTCCGCAAGCAGCCCTCCACCCGCGACGTGGGCCTGCCCGACGACACCGGGGATGCCGGCTACCTCGACGCGCTCGCCCTCCACCTCCCCGAGGTGCTGGACATCGCCGGCGCCGACCTCCTCTTCTTCCAGGCAGGCGTGGACCCGCTCGCCGAGGATGCACTCGGCCGGCTCTCCCTCACCCATGCCGGGCTGCGCGAAAGAGACCGCATCGTGCTGGAGGCCGCCCGTCGCCGGGGACTTCCCGCGGTGCTCACCCTCGGCGGCGGGTATGCGAAACCACTCTCCGCCACCATCGACGCGCATGTGGGCACGTACGAAGTAGCCCTCACGGTGTTTCGCTGAGCACGCCTGCTCTCGGGTCGCCTTGCTCGCGCGGCGCGACGGACGGATGCTGGGCCCTGATATGAAACCCACGAACCTGAAGTCAGCCCTCCGCTGGAGCCTTCTCATCCTGGGTAGCGCGCTGGCCGCGTCGTGCGGCGGCGACACGCCCTACTACAGCGTCCAGGTCGATGCTCCCGACACCGTCAGCATCACCCCCGGAGAGAACACCCCCGTGGAGCTGACGCTCACCCGCATCGCCGACAACCGCGGGAACATCCGCCTCTCCCTCGCCCAAGCCCCCGAGGGCATCACCCTCCTGCCCGAGGTCCTCCTCCCCGCCGAGGAGGAGAGCATCACCGCCACCCCGACGCTCGCGGTGGCCTCGAACACGACGACCACGGGCCTCGTCCAGACGCTGCTCCTGGCGGAGGACCCCACCAACGAGTTCGCCGCGGGCGCCACCTTCTTCATCGTCGTGCTCCCCAAGCCCGCGCCCCAGCCGGACTTCTCCATTGCCGTGGAGCCCCGCCAGGTGAACCTCTACGCGGGCCAGAGCACCCAGGTCCCGGTGACGGTGACGCGGGCGGAGGGCTTCACCGGGAAGCTGACGCTGACGTTCGAGGCCGCCACGTCCCGCGTGAGGGTGGACCCGCTGACCATCGAAGCGGGCGAGACCACCCGGCAGCTCTACCTCTACACGGACCGCTCCACCACGCGGCTGCCGCTGGCCGCCACCCTCGTCGCCACCAGCGAGGACGGACGGAAGGCCACCACCGGCCTCACCCTCAACATCCGCTGACCCGCAAAGCCCCGCGGAGCGCGGCGTGTCTCCACGCGCGCTCCGCGAGTCCTCAGGCGAGGTCGAACAGCAGCGCCTCGATGGGCTCCTGTGCGGCGAGCACCACCCGCGCCTCCTCGGAGACGGCCACGCCGTCACCGGCCTTGACCTTCACTCCGTTCAGCGTGCCCGAGCCCCGCGCCAGCTGCACCCAGGCGTGCCGGCCCGGCGCCAGCGCGTACTCCGCCTGCTCGCCACGGCCCAGCAGCGTGCCGTGCAGCACCACGTCCTGGTGCACCGTCAGCGAACCCTCCCGCCCGTCCGGAGACGCCACCACCCGGAAGCGCCCCTGGCGCTCCCGCGCGTCGAACGCCTTCTGCTCGTAGCCCGGCTTCAGCCCCGCCTCGTTGGGCAGAATCCAGATCTGCAACAGGTGCAGCGGCTCCTCGGAGGGATTCATCTCGCTGTGCAGCACGCCCGTGCCCGCCGTCATCCGCTGCACCTCACCCGGCTTGATGATGGCGCGCGTCCCCATGCTGTCGCGGTGCTCCACCGCTCCGCCCAGCACGTAGGTGATGATTTCCATGTCCCGGTGCGGGTGCATGCCGAAGCCCCGCCGCCCCGCCACGGTGTCCTCGTTGATGACCCGCAGCGTGCGGAACCCCATGAAGTCGGGGTCGTGGTAGTCCGCGAAGGAGAACGTGTGGTGCGAGTCCAGCCAACCGTGGTTGGCATGGCCCCGCTCTTCACCGGAGCGAACGTAGATCATGGCCTGCCCCTCTTCCTTTCCTTGTTGCAACTGAGATGCGGCAGGAGTCGCCTGCGTTGCGGGGCGGCGGGACAGCAGCGCACCGCCCGCGAGGCCGGACGCGCCGGCCACCAGCCCCGCCGCCACCTGCCGCCGGCTGAGCGGGCGGCCCGGCGCGTTCCCGCTCACGCCGCCTTCTCGGTCGCGGGCACCGCCACCGCCTGCACGTCCACGGAGATGTCCACGCGCTCACCCACCAGCAGGCCGCCCGTCTCCAGCGCCTGGTTCCACATCAGCCCGAAGTCCTTCCGGTCGATGCTCGTCGACGCCTGGAAGGCGAGGCGCTCGTTGCCCCACGGGTCCTTCATCCGGCCCAGCAGCTCCACGTTCAGCACCACCTCGCGCGTCACGTCGCGAATCGTCAGGTCGCCCGTCACGCGGTAGTGGCCCTTGCCCGCCGC contains these protein-coding regions:
- a CDS encoding response regulator, whose translation is MSHILVVDDDASHRTLICDALEEMGYRTVQAANGREALDLLEGDMPSAVLLDLRMPVMSGWGLLDALKKMPRARGLPIIIISGYGFEWEAELVGAAGYISKPVDLDKVRMTVQQIAGPPEMAFVH
- a CDS encoding ABC transporter ATP-binding protein; this encodes MSPPSSDELAVDARGLVKRFGGFTALNGLDLQIPRGAFYAYLGPNGAGKSTSIALLTGVYGPDAGTIRMLGVDAVAKPLEVKRRVGVVPEELSLFERLTGRQYLTFCARMYGLDGDEAAARATELLELTELTYKAGALVAEYSKGMRRRLAIAAALIHAPELVLLDEPFEGIDVLAAGVIRELLRELSRRGVTLLLTTHVLEIAERLATHAGILRGGQMLDQGPVGSLLQRYDCPSLEAVFEKLIAVPSSRNARLSFYGEAVPEPAPAPVPRRESA
- a CDS encoding vWA domain-containing protein, with the protein product MDLKSLSRAVLSAALATTLVSAPALAEAPPADAKKPVEATKPVEPTKPAAPQAQVSPNQVQGARPEIEVVFVLDTTGSMGGLLEGAKRKIYSIASRIAQGRPTPHLKVGLVAYRDVGDDYVTKRFELSDDLDTVFANLRRFEAGGGGDAPEHVGRGLGEAVSKLSWSQNREVMKVIFLVGDAPPAERNDDWNFKHWAKRAKDKHIVVNTVRCGSDGETEVAWRHVAKLTDGTFDSIDQSGGMVAVATPFDAELAKVNSELATKTLYTGRAEVQAANRARADAMAGLAPEAAAERISYMKKTRAAAKPSAGAASAAMESSAPEAVGGAVDLVAAPAALASVKGEELPAELKGLSKEAQTAKVKQLAEEKKVLEAKAAKLAADRDTWLTKNVSEKEDTFDANVMKGVKAQAAKHGIAY
- a CDS encoding DUF2381 family protein, with the translated sequence MRLPLLRWSVPVLVLLSAVAMAREREPAVRNIYVPDDPTATAHRVYVAGGVGTLLRFEQPCDPTRTKMMGWEGRFEPLLVSDKSVVLMPLQDLTPEDRFLLLVTLKNGLELPFVVTAEEERSDQQVNVYLSAQSVDAMRAALADARVRERTLSDENQRHKAEETSIDHALAALLVKGAVQQTRFRRSRAWLLKGDDADITVRSYSNVDKAAVVFEVTNHHGTQPWRLMEARVSVASTGEARPFALRMSEEEISPGTSGAIAIVADESAFKAKSGSGTEKLVIDIFRSDGLQHAQAVLEWKVQRE
- a CDS encoding histone deacetylase, with the protein product MRVFHSDSYEVPLPPGHRFPMEKYRLVREALVGRGVLHPGSLTESRPCNREDLEHVHTPRYLDAFFQGTLTEAEVRRLGFPWSPGLVARSCAAVGGTLEAARAALRDGISGNLAGGTHHGFPDHGEGFCVFNDIAVAIRALQAGGLIRRAVVVDLDVHQGNGTAAIFAGDDSVFTFSMHGEHNFPFRKQPSTRDVGLPDDTGDAGYLDALALHLPEVLDIAGADLLFFQAGVDPLAEDALGRLSLTHAGLRERDRIVLEAARRRGLPAVLTLGGGYAKPLSATIDAHVGTYEVALTVFR
- a CDS encoding pirin family protein; amino-acid sequence: MIYVRSGEERGHANHGWLDSHHTFSFADYHDPDFMGFRTLRVINEDTVAGRRGFGMHPHRDMEIITYVLGGAVEHRDSMGTRAIIKPGEVQRMTAGTGVLHSEMNPSEEPLHLLQIWILPNEAGLKPGYEQKAFDARERQGRFRVVASPDGREGSLTVHQDVVLHGTLLGRGEQAEYALAPGRHAWVQLARGSGTLNGVKVKAGDGVAVSEEARVVLAAQEPIEALLFDLA
- a CDS encoding YceI family protein yields the protein MAIQTWNLDTTHSTLGFMVRHMVVAKVHGRFTRFEGKVVLDGEDLTRGSAEVKIEAASLDTGVEQRDNHLRSPDFFDVAAFPKLIFRSKRVEAAGKGHYRVTGDLTIRDVTREVVLNVELLGRMKDPWGNERLAFQASTSIDRKDFGLMWNQALETGGLLVGERVDISVDVQAVAVPATEKAA